One window from the genome of Dermacentor silvarum isolate Dsil-2018 chromosome 5, BIME_Dsil_1.4, whole genome shotgun sequence encodes:
- the LOC119453128 gene encoding uncharacterized protein LOC119453128 isoform X2, producing the protein MNNPRVVDLRSDTLTKPTPEMRQAMRDAEVGDDVFKEDPTVNVMAHCDRRGQEVLVGDASHIFLSEQGGTAQVASVHSWAVPTQKDGRLLIEDLESRVRYRDIPCPRTALLCLENTHNFCGGTVLPVDYVEQAARFARSHKIPLHMDGARIMNAAAYLDLPVKDLLKGCDSVMMCISKGLSCPIGSLVAGSRDFIYKVTRARKCLGGGMRQAGIMAAAGLVAFRTMVARVREDHDNAQRLARGISLQDNPYIAVDLGTVQTNMVIYEFRDTSRLSPLTFCVRLDQVTKREYDDLQQAVTVKMIPISLTKARAVLYNGVSADDVDAALVKMRYVIDELCQSAGA; encoded by the exons ATGAACAATCCGCGCGTGGTGGACCTTCGATCGGACACGCTGACCAAGCCGACGCCCGAGATGCGGCAAGCCATGAGGGACGCCGAAGTCGGCGACGACGTCTTCAAGGAGGACCCCACCGTCAACG TGATGGCCCACTGTGACAGGAGGGGACAGGAGGTCCTGGTGGGCGACGCGTCCCACATCTTCCTCAGCGAGCAGGGAGGGACTGCTCAG GTGGCCTCGGTGCATAGTTGGGCCGTCCCGACGCAGAAAGACGGCCGGCTGCTCATCGAGGACCTGGAGTCTCGCGTCAGGTACCGCGACATACCCTGCCCCAGGACTGCACTGCTGTGCCTCGAGAACACGCACAACTTCTGCGGGGGCACCGTGCTCCCCGTCGACTACGTGGAACAG GCTGCCCGGTTCGCCAGGAGCCACAAGATACCGTTGCACATGGACGGTGCGAGGATCATGAACGCGGCAGCGTACCTGGACCTGCCGGTCAAGGATCTCCTGAAGGGTTGCGACTCCGTCATGATGTGCATCTCGAAG GGACTCTCGTGCCCCATAGGGTCCTTGGTGGCTGGATCAAGGGACTTCATATACAA GGTGACGAGAGCTCGCAAGTGCCTGGGCGGAGGCATGCGCCAGGCGGGCATCATGGCCGCAGCGGGCCTCGTGGCATTCCGGACCATGGTGGCCAGAGTGCGCGAGGACCACGACAATGCGCAGAGGCTCGCCAGAG GCATTAGTCTGCAGGACAACCCGTACATCGCCGTGGACCTGGGGACGGTGCAGACCAACATGGTCATTTACGAATTTCGAGACACAAGCCGGCTGTCGCCACTCACCTTCTGCGTGCGCCTCGACCAG GTGACGAAGAGGGAGTACGATGATCTCCAGCAGGCCGTCACGGTGAAGATGATTCCCATCAGCCTGACCAAGGCCCGCGCTGTCCTCTACAACGGCGTCAGCGCGGACGACGTTGACGCGGCGCTGGTGAAGATGCGTTACGTCATCGATGAACTGTGCCAGTCCGCCGGTGCATAG
- the LOC119453128 gene encoding uncharacterized protein LOC119453128 isoform X1, which produces MNNPRVVDLRSDTLTKPTPEMRQAMRDAEVGDDVFKEDPTVNELERVAAELMGKEFALFMPTGTMGNLASVMAHCDRRGQEVLVGDASHIFLSEQGGTAQVASVHSWAVPTQKDGRLLIEDLESRVRYRDIPCPRTALLCLENTHNFCGGTVLPVDYVEQAARFARSHKIPLHMDGARIMNAAAYLDLPVKDLLKGCDSVMMCISKGLSCPIGSLVAGSRDFIYKVTRARKCLGGGMRQAGIMAAAGLVAFRTMVARVREDHDNAQRLARGISLQDNPYIAVDLGTVQTNMVIYEFRDTSRLSPLTFCVRLDQVTKREYDDLQQAVTVKMIPISLTKARAVLYNGVSADDVDAALVKMRYVIDELCQSAGA; this is translated from the exons ATGAACAATCCGCGCGTGGTGGACCTTCGATCGGACACGCTGACCAAGCCGACGCCCGAGATGCGGCAAGCCATGAGGGACGCCGAAGTCGGCGACGACGTCTTCAAGGAGGACCCCACCGTCAACG AGCTCGAACGTGTGGCGGCCGAGTTGATGGGAAAGGAGTTCGCTCTGTTCATGCCCACGGGAACCATGGGAAACCTGGCGTCAG TGATGGCCCACTGTGACAGGAGGGGACAGGAGGTCCTGGTGGGCGACGCGTCCCACATCTTCCTCAGCGAGCAGGGAGGGACTGCTCAG GTGGCCTCGGTGCATAGTTGGGCCGTCCCGACGCAGAAAGACGGCCGGCTGCTCATCGAGGACCTGGAGTCTCGCGTCAGGTACCGCGACATACCCTGCCCCAGGACTGCACTGCTGTGCCTCGAGAACACGCACAACTTCTGCGGGGGCACCGTGCTCCCCGTCGACTACGTGGAACAG GCTGCCCGGTTCGCCAGGAGCCACAAGATACCGTTGCACATGGACGGTGCGAGGATCATGAACGCGGCAGCGTACCTGGACCTGCCGGTCAAGGATCTCCTGAAGGGTTGCGACTCCGTCATGATGTGCATCTCGAAG GGACTCTCGTGCCCCATAGGGTCCTTGGTGGCTGGATCAAGGGACTTCATATACAA GGTGACGAGAGCTCGCAAGTGCCTGGGCGGAGGCATGCGCCAGGCGGGCATCATGGCCGCAGCGGGCCTCGTGGCATTCCGGACCATGGTGGCCAGAGTGCGCGAGGACCACGACAATGCGCAGAGGCTCGCCAGAG GCATTAGTCTGCAGGACAACCCGTACATCGCCGTGGACCTGGGGACGGTGCAGACCAACATGGTCATTTACGAATTTCGAGACACAAGCCGGCTGTCGCCACTCACCTTCTGCGTGCGCCTCGACCAG GTGACGAAGAGGGAGTACGATGATCTCCAGCAGGCCGTCACGGTGAAGATGATTCCCATCAGCCTGACCAAGGCCCGCGCTGTCCTCTACAACGGCGTCAGCGCGGACGACGTTGACGCGGCGCTGGTGAAGATGCGTTACGTCATCGATGAACTGTGCCAGTCCGCCGGTGCATAG